One Vibrio tapetis subsp. tapetis DNA segment encodes these proteins:
- a CDS encoding 3-oxoacyl-ACP synthase III family protein, which produces MTRTTFLPMRAKLLACNHQFPHQPLSTEQILKALGELSGKKYARLGKLISLRLGVKQRHFTRSIETKVSAPSPKNSELVSEVLRQCLKDAEMDVNELDYLIGHTTTPDTQLPPSIAWVAEQMHYDGLFAELRQACTGFVSGLQFALPRLESLKQPVAIIGSETGSVYFDYAPDFLNQAQLVNYLQMGDGAGGVILGPDDGSQRGIISSVYMGQIGVGKSPGLFLDGGSESVYTQSDKAKFLHDAQGVKRNGEALFEASINALAEQGHDLDSFDFIIPHQASGNIDKQFSKKTGIAREKIINDAKFVGNLGSAAIWCSFSRLIHSGRLREGSRVVVLGAEATKYMYGGFIYQH; this is translated from the coding sequence ATGACAAGGACGACATTTTTGCCAATGAGAGCCAAATTGTTGGCATGCAATCATCAGTTTCCACATCAACCGCTTTCGACAGAACAGATTTTAAAGGCATTGGGTGAGCTTTCTGGCAAAAAATACGCCAGATTAGGTAAATTAATTAGCTTAAGGTTAGGGGTGAAACAACGACACTTTACGCGAAGTATTGAGACCAAGGTCAGTGCTCCGAGCCCAAAGAACTCAGAATTGGTTTCGGAGGTACTAAGGCAGTGTCTAAAAGATGCCGAAATGGACGTTAATGAACTAGATTATTTAATTGGCCATACAACAACGCCAGACACACAATTGCCCCCAAGTATCGCGTGGGTTGCAGAACAAATGCACTATGACGGTCTGTTTGCCGAACTGAGGCAAGCCTGTACAGGGTTTGTAAGTGGCCTGCAGTTTGCGTTACCTAGGTTAGAAAGCTTAAAGCAACCCGTGGCGATAATTGGTAGCGAAACTGGCTCGGTCTATTTTGATTATGCTCCGGACTTTTTAAACCAAGCACAGCTCGTGAACTATCTTCAAATGGGAGATGGCGCTGGTGGCGTCATATTAGGCCCGGATGATGGCTCGCAAAGAGGAATAATCAGCAGCGTGTATATGGGGCAGATTGGGGTGGGGAAATCCCCCGGTTTGTTTTTAGATGGTGGGTCTGAATCGGTATATACACAATCAGATAAAGCTAAGTTTTTACATGATGCTCAAGGTGTTAAGCGCAATGGCGAAGCACTCTTTGAGGCAAGTATTAATGCGTTAGCAGAACAGGGGCATGATCTGGATTCATTTGATTTTATTATTCCTCATCAAGCCAGCGGCAACATCGATAAACAGTTTTCAAAAAAGACGGGCATTGCCCGCGAAAAAATCATTAATGACGCGAAATTCGTTGGGAATTTGGGTTCAGCGGCGATTTGGTGCAGCTTTTCTCGTTTGATTCATAGTGGCAGATTAAGAGAAGGCTCTCGAGTGGTCGTTCTCGGTGCGGAAGCCACCAAATATATGTATGGTGGCTTTATTTATCAGCACTGA
- a CDS encoding methyl-accepting chemotaxis protein, producing the protein MQFGNLSLKAKISLGTGVPLILLILLSFITLQSSNRQDASSKMVDHTHKVIEQAMRIEGAAVDMETGMRGFLLSGKDEFLSPYNSGKQRFRELVSSLKQTVDDNPAQVERLSKIQSNIDEWIANVTAPAIELRREVGRGQTMDNIATLVGEARGKVYFDRFRGQIAEFIEIESSLMETRQASASGATASARYTIVGGTLLAIILGFSLAWAVLKSISQPVEAVARGLTALANGDLTTQISIDSRDELGQMAKNYNQAVSRTQQAMKHVYETTIDVSNRSENIVQANEKMAQDLTQQANQVAHISNSIDEIALSIQEVAQQSANATSSAQDAGVKASSGGNIVRNTIKGMNAISEAVSASSTSVSELGRRGTQIGDIINVINDIAEQTNLLALNAAIEAARAGEAGRGFAVVADEVRTLADRTTTATQEIAKSIEAIQSETQMAVERMESGTEHVNEGMTLVTQAGKSLDDIVAGTDVVSGMIDSIAAASEEQSQASAEVSKNVISVSEVSKNANSQASQTASSARELAQHAEQLKGLVSQFTL; encoded by the coding sequence ATGCAATTTGGAAATCTCTCACTAAAAGCAAAAATCTCTTTAGGTACAGGCGTACCGCTCATTCTCTTAATATTACTTTCTTTCATCACACTACAAAGCTCTAATCGGCAAGATGCTTCTAGCAAAATGGTTGATCACACTCATAAAGTAATTGAGCAGGCGATGAGAATAGAAGGTGCCGCCGTTGATATGGAAACAGGTATGCGCGGTTTTTTGCTTTCCGGTAAAGACGAATTCTTGTCTCCCTACAATAGTGGTAAGCAAAGATTCCGTGAATTAGTAAGTAGCTTAAAACAAACTGTCGATGACAACCCAGCTCAGGTAGAACGTCTTTCTAAAATCCAATCAAACATTGACGAATGGATTGCCAACGTAACAGCGCCCGCAATTGAATTAAGGCGTGAGGTAGGCCGAGGACAAACCATGGATAACATTGCAACTCTGGTAGGTGAAGCAAGAGGAAAGGTCTATTTTGACCGGTTTAGAGGGCAAATCGCTGAATTTATTGAAATTGAAAGCAGTTTAATGGAAACAAGACAAGCGTCAGCATCAGGAGCTACCGCGTCAGCGCGTTATACCATTGTAGGGGGAACCCTATTAGCAATAATTCTCGGGTTTTCATTGGCATGGGCTGTCTTGAAAAGCATCTCGCAGCCCGTTGAAGCCGTTGCTCGAGGTCTAACAGCCTTGGCAAACGGCGATCTAACCACACAAATCAGTATTGACTCTAGAGATGAGCTAGGGCAAATGGCTAAAAATTATAACCAAGCAGTAAGTCGTACTCAACAAGCTATGAAACACGTTTATGAAACGACCATCGACGTGAGTAATAGATCAGAAAACATCGTTCAAGCCAACGAGAAAATGGCACAAGATCTGACTCAGCAAGCCAACCAAGTCGCTCATATTTCCAATTCAATTGACGAAATTGCTCTTAGCATACAAGAAGTCGCTCAACAATCCGCCAACGCGACATCCAGTGCACAAGACGCTGGGGTTAAAGCAAGCTCCGGTGGAAACATTGTTCGTAACACAATTAAAGGCATGAACGCTATCAGTGAAGCCGTATCTGCATCCTCCACTAGCGTTTCAGAACTTGGCCGTAGAGGAACCCAAATTGGCGATATAATCAATGTGATTAATGACATCGCCGAGCAGACCAACCTCTTAGCACTCAACGCTGCGATTGAAGCCGCTCGCGCAGGTGAAGCTGGACGAGGATTTGCAGTGGTTGCAGACGAAGTTCGAACATTAGCAGATCGCACCACAACGGCTACACAAGAAATAGCCAAATCAATCGAAGCCATTCAAAGTGAAACACAAATGGCTGTCGAACGAATGGAAAGCGGTACAGAGCATGTTAATGAAGGGATGACTCTCGTTACTCAAGCGGGTAAGAGCTTGGACGACATTGTCGCTGGCACTGACGTGGTTTCTGGCATGATAGATAGCATTGCTGCTGCATCCGAAGAGCAGTCTCAAGCCAGTGCAGAAGTCAGTAAAAATGTTATTTCTGTGTCTGAAGTATCTAAGAACGCCAATAGCCAAGCCAGCCAAACCGCTTCCTCTGCAAGGGAATTGGCTCAACACGCAGAGCAATTAAAAGGTTTGGTTTCACAGTTCACGCTCTAA
- a CDS encoding molybdopterin oxidoreductase family protein gives MVEMNEQGWIKTTCAYCGVGCGVEAKPNRNGLLDIRGDKSHPANFGKLCTKGIALGDTVSHEGRLLEPKLRHASRQLETLNWDNATSLVAEKFRRTIEEHGPNSVAFYVSGQLLTEDYYVANKLIKGFMGTANIDSNSRLCMASSVVGHKRAFGMDTVPVCYEDLEQTDVVILTGSNLAWCHPVLFQRLRIAKQNNPNLIVVVIDPRKTASCDIADLHLPINSGSDVALFNGLLKHLASNHALDANFIENHTQGFDQALASAEQNAKHLCQITGINADTLSHFYQLFARTEKVLTIYSQGVNQSSSGSDKVNSILNCHLASGKIGKAGSGPFSITGQPNAMGGREVGALANTLAAHMEFDNNEEINALSRFWDAPSLATQPGLKAIDMFDAMEQGKIKAVWIMATNPAVSLPNTDKVISALKKCDFVVVSDCIEETDTTRLADLLLPAQGWSEKSGTVTNSERRISRQRRLLPSPGLSKPDWWIISQVAQKMGFVSAFNYRHEGEIFREHAKLTALNNHNGQSRDLCLTGLSEITDLQYSQMEPQQWPVLVLQTKITHQRLFSDGRFYTDNGKARFVSVEYQAPQSTTSNQSQWLLNTGRIRDHWHTMTRTGLSERLADHTTEPCLSMNPHSAQIIGLETGDIVEVSNDNGTILARIELDLNMEDHQLFLPIHWSARHAKNAKPCRLIAEYVDPISGQPEFKHTPVNLCKWVFKNEALFMSTHDLDLSRFDYWVKQKTTHGYLYRIATTQNSMKFTSQLLKFLNHTDNKILSYSSQNKNAQHVRYASLNIHQIHDVFIVQPRIENKHVEWLLSLFEPRSLIEFEANFLHTI, from the coding sequence ATGGTAGAGATGAATGAGCAAGGATGGATTAAAACAACATGCGCATACTGCGGTGTCGGTTGTGGTGTTGAAGCGAAGCCCAACCGCAATGGCTTATTGGATATACGAGGCGATAAATCACACCCTGCAAACTTTGGGAAACTATGTACTAAAGGCATCGCGCTTGGCGATACCGTGTCTCATGAAGGGCGCTTACTTGAACCAAAACTAAGGCACGCAAGTCGCCAATTAGAAACACTCAATTGGGATAATGCTACTTCGCTCGTGGCCGAAAAATTCAGACGCACGATAGAAGAACATGGGCCGAATTCGGTTGCCTTTTACGTATCAGGCCAACTGCTGACTGAAGATTACTATGTTGCCAACAAGCTTATTAAGGGCTTCATGGGCACGGCCAATATCGACAGCAATTCTCGCCTTTGTATGGCTTCAAGTGTTGTTGGTCATAAGCGGGCATTTGGGATGGATACTGTGCCAGTCTGTTATGAAGATTTGGAACAAACTGATGTTGTGATCTTGACGGGCTCCAATCTCGCTTGGTGTCACCCCGTTTTATTTCAACGGTTACGAATAGCAAAACAAAATAACCCAAACCTGATAGTTGTGGTCATCGACCCACGAAAAACGGCCAGTTGTGACATTGCCGATCTCCATCTTCCTATTAACAGTGGTTCAGATGTTGCGTTGTTTAATGGGCTACTCAAGCACCTTGCCAGCAACCATGCATTAGACGCCAACTTTATCGAAAACCATACACAAGGATTCGATCAAGCCCTGGCATCGGCCGAACAAAATGCAAAACACCTGTGCCAGATAACGGGAATAAACGCAGACACGCTCAGTCACTTCTATCAATTATTTGCAAGGACCGAAAAGGTTCTGACCATTTATTCTCAAGGGGTTAATCAATCTTCTTCAGGCAGCGATAAAGTTAACAGCATTTTAAACTGCCACCTTGCGAGCGGGAAAATAGGTAAGGCGGGGTCCGGCCCTTTTTCGATAACAGGCCAACCCAATGCCATGGGAGGACGTGAAGTCGGCGCCCTTGCCAATACGCTCGCAGCTCACATGGAGTTTGATAACAACGAAGAGATAAATGCACTAAGCCGCTTTTGGGATGCTCCGTCGCTCGCAACGCAACCGGGATTAAAAGCCATCGACATGTTCGATGCAATGGAACAAGGAAAAATCAAAGCGGTGTGGATCATGGCGACCAACCCGGCAGTTAGCCTACCAAATACAGACAAGGTAATATCTGCACTGAAGAAATGCGACTTCGTCGTGGTTTCCGATTGCATTGAAGAGACAGACACCACTCGATTAGCCGATCTTCTTTTACCCGCCCAAGGCTGGAGCGAAAAATCAGGCACAGTGACCAATTCTGAACGACGAATTTCAAGACAGCGCAGGTTACTCCCAAGCCCTGGCCTCTCTAAACCCGATTGGTGGATCATCAGCCAAGTTGCGCAAAAAATGGGATTTGTTAGCGCTTTTAACTACCGTCATGAAGGAGAGATTTTCAGAGAACACGCAAAACTAACGGCGCTTAATAACCATAACGGACAGTCACGTGATTTGTGCTTAACGGGATTATCCGAGATTACTGATCTGCAATACTCACAGATGGAACCTCAGCAATGGCCTGTATTGGTGTTACAAACGAAAATAACGCACCAGCGATTATTTAGTGATGGTAGGTTTTATACCGATAACGGAAAAGCGAGGTTTGTCTCTGTAGAGTACCAAGCCCCTCAGTCAACAACCAGCAACCAATCACAATGGTTACTTAACACCGGACGGATTCGTGATCACTGGCATACGATGACTCGAACCGGCCTTTCGGAGCGCCTTGCTGACCACACCACCGAACCCTGTTTATCAATGAACCCACATAGCGCACAGATAATTGGGTTAGAAACGGGTGATATCGTTGAAGTTTCAAATGACAACGGGACAATCTTAGCCCGAATCGAACTTGACCTTAACATGGAAGATCATCAACTCTTTCTACCCATACATTGGAGTGCTAGGCACGCAAAAAATGCCAAGCCCTGTCGATTAATCGCGGAGTATGTCGATCCCATATCGGGTCAGCCGGAGTTTAAACATACACCGGTTAATCTGTGCAAATGGGTTTTCAAAAACGAAGCGCTATTTATGAGTACCCACGACTTAGATTTGTCGCGATTTGATTATTGGGTAAAGCAAAAAACCACCCACGGTTATCTGTATCGTATTGCGACTACACAAAATTCGATGAAATTTACTTCACAATTACTTAAGTTTTTAAATCATACCGATAACAAAATTCTGTCCTACTCAAGCCAGAATAAAAACGCTCAACATGTACGCTATGCATCGCTCAACATCCATCAAATTCACGACGTATTCATTGTTCAACCTCGGATTGAGAATAAGCATGTTGAATGGCTTTTGTCGCTCTTTGAGCCTCGCTCATTAATTGAGTTCGAAGCTAACTTCCTACATACAATATAG
- the cobA gene encoding uroporphyrinogen-III C-methyltransferase — translation MMDNLASIKSSQATNSSSKQGKVILVGAGPGDPNLLTLGALNAMQSADVIVYDNLVSHEIRALFPADTTKKYVGKAKGQHSSTQEEINQILIETAKQGQTVCRVKGGDSFVFGRGGEEMLCLAKNGIKVNVVPGITAASGCTSYSNIPLTHRGLAQGCTYITAHAEKDLEIQWSALAQLNQTLVIYMGVSKVELISNNLIKAGMSSSTPVALIEKGCCPEQRTFTGRLDELAQLKEQHQVRSPALIVIGEVVSVAEQMKRLEETNQLSQLGPLSEQQTITLEMHLQSDEQKTEQLKLTA, via the coding sequence ATGATGGATAACTTAGCAAGCATTAAGAGCTCTCAAGCAACCAATAGTTCGAGTAAACAAGGCAAAGTCATCTTGGTTGGGGCGGGCCCTGGAGATCCCAATCTTTTAACCCTTGGCGCACTAAATGCGATGCAAAGTGCGGACGTTATTGTTTATGACAATCTAGTTAGCCATGAAATTCGAGCCTTATTTCCAGCGGACACAACTAAAAAATACGTAGGTAAAGCTAAGGGGCAACACAGCTCAACTCAAGAAGAAATAAACCAAATTCTTATAGAAACTGCAAAGCAAGGTCAGACGGTTTGCCGAGTTAAAGGGGGAGATTCATTTGTTTTTGGTCGTGGTGGTGAAGAGATGCTTTGCTTGGCAAAAAATGGCATCAAAGTAAACGTAGTTCCGGGTATTACCGCCGCTTCTGGCTGTACTTCTTATTCAAACATTCCGCTGACTCACCGAGGGTTGGCTCAAGGCTGTACTTACATCACTGCACACGCCGAAAAAGACTTAGAGATCCAATGGAGCGCTTTAGCTCAGTTAAACCAAACCTTGGTTATCTATATGGGGGTGAGCAAGGTTGAACTCATCTCAAATAATTTGATCAAGGCTGGCATGAGTAGTTCGACTCCCGTTGCCTTAATTGAAAAAGGCTGTTGTCCAGAACAACGAACATTCACCGGCCGTCTAGACGAATTAGCTCAGTTGAAAGAACAGCATCAAGTTCGCTCGCCCGCGTTAATAGTGATTGGCGAAGTTGTTAGCGTAGCAGAGCAGATGAAACGGCTCGAAGAAACTAACCAATTAAGCCAGTTAGGCCCGCTGAGTGAACAACAAACCATCACATTGGAAATGCACCTCCAGAGTGATGAGCAGAAAACAGAACAATTAAAACTAACGGCATAA
- the nirB gene encoding nitrite reductase large subunit NirB — protein sequence MSKQRIVVVGNGMVGHKFIDTLMQNKPENIEVMTFSEESRLAYDRVQLTSYYTGKSADDLAMAKPEKYDEQGVRYLVNECVSNIDTQTKTITTENGLVEEYDTLVLATGSTPFVPPIPGSDQSHCHVYRTLDDLDAIEVSSKSSKSAVVIGGGLLGLEAANAVKNLGLQTHVVEFAPRLMAVQLDAGGGALLRRKIEDLGVQVHTEKATTEIIAGEQSRYRLNFADGSFLETDVVVFSAGIRPQDALARACGLEIGERGGIVIDNYCQTSDANIYAVGECALWKGRIFGLVAPGYQMAKVAVEQVLAASEAITNADAPTFTGADMSTKLKLMGVDVASIGEVHDKTDGAQSYTYHDEITQVYKRLIVSEDGKKLVGAVLVGDAEAYGSLLQLKLNDMDLPANPSTLILPLLDSDEPVGLGVEALPASAVICSCFDVTKQDIQQAVADGCTDMSMLKQTTNASTGCGGCSALAKQVLDAELSANGVEVSNDVCEHFAYSRQELSDLIRVNKIKSFDDVLAQHGSGLGCDVCKPTVGSILASYWNDYVLENKHMELQDTNDLYLGNMQKDGTYSVVPRIAAGEVTPEKLIVLGEVAQEFGLYTKITGGQRIDLFGAQLNDLPTIWRKLVDAGFETGHAYGKSLRTVKSCVGSSWCRYGVQDSMDFAVKLENRYKGLRSPHKLKFAVSGCTRECAEAQSKDIGVIATDKGWNLFVCGNGGMRPRHADLFATDLDDETLIKYVDRILMLYVRTADRLQRTSVWLENLEGGLDYLKEVVIGDKLKLAAELEKDMAFNIEHYQCEWKTTIENPEKLKRFQHFINSEDRDDALNFKKERGQLIPCASVTTPSDTGAQDKQLEAQAETRTASTVE from the coding sequence ATGAGCAAACAACGAATAGTCGTGGTCGGGAATGGCATGGTTGGCCATAAATTTATCGACACGTTAATGCAGAATAAACCAGAAAATATCGAAGTAATGACGTTCTCAGAAGAGTCTCGCTTGGCCTACGATAGGGTCCAGCTTACGTCGTATTACACAGGGAAAAGTGCCGATGATTTGGCGATGGCAAAACCTGAGAAATACGATGAACAAGGCGTTCGTTACTTAGTGAACGAATGCGTCAGCAACATTGATACGCAAACAAAAACAATCACGACAGAGAATGGATTGGTTGAAGAGTATGACACTTTGGTTCTCGCTACCGGATCGACCCCCTTTGTTCCGCCGATCCCTGGAAGTGACCAGAGTCATTGTCACGTGTACCGAACACTTGATGATCTGGATGCCATTGAAGTGTCGAGCAAAAGCAGCAAAAGTGCGGTTGTTATAGGTGGTGGCTTACTTGGGTTAGAAGCTGCGAATGCAGTTAAGAACCTCGGGTTGCAAACGCATGTTGTTGAATTTGCGCCTCGCTTAATGGCTGTTCAACTGGACGCAGGTGGCGGTGCCTTGTTGCGAAGAAAGATTGAAGATCTTGGCGTTCAAGTGCATACCGAAAAAGCAACCACTGAGATTATTGCAGGTGAACAGAGCCGATATCGTCTAAATTTTGCGGACGGTAGCTTTTTAGAAACCGATGTTGTGGTGTTTTCAGCCGGAATTAGACCCCAAGATGCATTGGCACGAGCGTGTGGGTTAGAAATAGGAGAACGCGGTGGAATAGTGATAGATAACTATTGCCAAACCAGTGACGCTAACATTTACGCGGTGGGCGAATGTGCTTTGTGGAAGGGGAGAATTTTCGGGTTGGTCGCACCGGGATATCAAATGGCGAAAGTGGCGGTAGAGCAGGTACTTGCTGCTTCGGAAGCCATCACTAACGCAGATGCCCCGACGTTTACGGGCGCAGATATGAGCACAAAACTCAAGCTGATGGGCGTTGATGTTGCAAGCATTGGTGAAGTACACGATAAAACGGACGGTGCTCAGTCTTACACTTATCATGATGAAATTACTCAGGTTTACAAACGCCTTATTGTCTCTGAAGATGGCAAAAAATTGGTAGGAGCTGTGTTGGTTGGCGACGCAGAAGCTTATGGGTCATTGTTACAGCTCAAATTGAATGATATGGATTTGCCTGCCAACCCTTCAACCCTGATCCTTCCTCTACTTGATTCAGACGAACCGGTTGGCTTGGGCGTCGAGGCATTGCCGGCCAGCGCGGTCATTTGTTCGTGTTTTGATGTAACCAAGCAAGACATTCAGCAAGCGGTCGCTGATGGTTGTACCGATATGTCGATGCTAAAACAGACGACAAATGCTTCAACAGGCTGTGGGGGTTGCTCTGCATTAGCGAAACAAGTGCTTGATGCTGAACTGTCCGCAAACGGTGTGGAAGTGAGTAACGATGTTTGCGAGCACTTTGCTTATTCTCGCCAAGAGCTAAGTGACCTTATTCGTGTGAATAAAATTAAGTCATTTGATGATGTATTAGCTCAACACGGTAGTGGCTTAGGCTGTGACGTTTGTAAGCCAACAGTTGGCTCAATTTTGGCGTCTTACTGGAATGATTATGTGTTAGAAAATAAACACATGGAGCTTCAAGATACCAATGACTTATACCTAGGTAATATGCAAAAAGATGGTACCTATTCCGTTGTGCCTCGTATTGCTGCGGGCGAAGTGACCCCCGAAAAACTCATTGTGTTGGGCGAAGTTGCCCAAGAGTTTGGTTTGTATACCAAGATCACTGGCGGCCAACGTATTGATTTGTTTGGCGCTCAATTAAACGACTTGCCAACCATTTGGCGCAAACTCGTCGACGCTGGCTTTGAGACCGGCCACGCCTATGGCAAATCCTTACGGACGGTCAAATCGTGCGTGGGCAGTTCTTGGTGCCGTTATGGTGTACAAGACAGCATGGACTTTGCCGTTAAATTAGAAAATCGATACAAAGGCTTACGTTCTCCTCATAAACTTAAGTTTGCGGTGTCCGGTTGTACGCGTGAATGTGCAGAAGCGCAATCAAAAGACATTGGCGTCATCGCAACAGATAAAGGTTGGAATCTTTTTGTATGCGGTAACGGGGGAATGCGTCCCCGTCATGCCGATTTATTCGCAACCGATCTGGATGACGAAACCCTCATTAAATATGTCGACAGAATATTGATGCTCTATGTAAGAACCGCGGATCGTTTACAACGCACGTCAGTCTGGCTAGAAAACTTAGAAGGTGGCTTAGATTACCTCAAGGAAGTTGTGATTGGAGATAAGTTAAAGCTCGCTGCCGAGTTAGAAAAAGACATGGCGTTTAACATCGAGCATTACCAATGTGAATGGAAAACAACGATTGAAAATCCGGAAAAGCTAAAACGTTTCCAACACTTCATCAACAGTGAAGATCGAGATGACGCTCTTAACTTTAAGAAAGAACGAGGGCAGCTAATACCGTGCGCCTCAGTGACGACTCCTAGTGATACGGGTGCGCAAGACAAGCAATTGGAAGCTCAAGCCGAAACACGTACAGCATCAACGGTAGAATAA
- the nirD gene encoding nitrite reductase small subunit NirD, whose product MTNWQTVCTKDDLIPHTGVCTKVGDQQIALFYCARTEGLYAISNYDPIGKANVLSRGMMGSITGQPCVASPLYKQHFHLETGICIEDPDLKVETFAVREQGSSIQISLSK is encoded by the coding sequence ATGACTAATTGGCAAACAGTATGCACCAAGGATGACTTGATACCACACACAGGGGTATGTACCAAGGTCGGGGATCAGCAAATTGCGCTATTTTATTGTGCAAGAACAGAGGGGCTTTATGCGATTTCAAATTACGACCCAATCGGTAAAGCGAATGTTTTGTCTCGGGGCATGATGGGGTCAATAACCGGGCAGCCGTGTGTCGCATCCCCTTTATACAAGCAGCACTTTCACCTTGAAACAGGGATATGTATTGAAGATCCGGATTTAAAAGTGGAGACTTTCGCCGTTCGTGAACAAGGCTCAAGCATTCAAATTTCATTATCTAAATAA
- a CDS encoding NarK family nitrate/nitrite MFS transporter, whose amino-acid sequence MDSTSFSLFSFKGKMKVLHLSWMAFFVTFVVWFNFAPMLQMVKTTLGLTTEQIKMLLILNVALTIPARVVVGMLTDKYGPRIVYSALLALCSLPCFMFALADSFVQAAIARFLLGFIGAGFVVGIRLVSEWFPHHELGTAEGIYGGWGNFGSAAAAFTLPTLALLFGGEDGWRYAVGVTGMMSLVFSFIFYANVTDTPKGATYFKPAHLTAMEVTSKGDFFLLMLMKIPMYGALALLAWKLSPSGVGMLSTEIVNSVYALLGALYLYELAQVWKVNKKVFSEPVEEIHQYKFKQVAVLNVLYFATFGSELAVVSMLPLFFLETFELTPVMAGMVASAYAFMNLMSRPGGGWISDKFGRKPTLLILTAGLAVGYFVMGKVDAQWPLWLAVVAAMACSFFVQAGEGAVFATVPLIKRRMTGQIAGMTGAYGNVGAVVYLTVLSFVSYQTFFFVIAGTAVLGFITLAAMEEPNGQIAEVNDDGSVTLIDVSH is encoded by the coding sequence ATGGACAGTACATCATTCTCACTATTTTCTTTTAAAGGGAAAATGAAAGTTTTACACCTAAGTTGGATGGCATTTTTTGTCACTTTTGTTGTTTGGTTTAACTTTGCGCCAATGCTTCAAATGGTGAAAACGACATTGGGTTTAACGACCGAACAGATAAAAATGTTGCTGATACTTAACGTCGCTTTAACCATTCCTGCACGGGTCGTCGTCGGCATGCTGACGGATAAATATGGACCAAGAATTGTTTATTCGGCCTTGCTTGCGCTGTGTTCGTTGCCTTGTTTTATGTTTGCTTTGGCAGATAGCTTCGTTCAAGCTGCAATCGCACGGTTTTTGTTAGGCTTTATTGGCGCAGGGTTTGTGGTTGGTATTCGCTTGGTTTCTGAGTGGTTCCCTCATCATGAATTAGGGACAGCTGAAGGTATTTATGGGGGGTGGGGTAACTTTGGTTCGGCCGCTGCAGCCTTTACTTTACCGACATTGGCTCTGCTATTTGGTGGTGAAGATGGCTGGAGATATGCCGTCGGGGTTACCGGAATGATGAGCTTGGTGTTCTCGTTTATCTTTTATGCGAATGTAACGGATACACCAAAAGGGGCGACGTACTTTAAGCCAGCGCACCTAACCGCGATGGAAGTCACCTCGAAAGGGGATTTCTTTCTCCTGATGTTGATGAAGATCCCGATGTATGGTGCCCTTGCGTTATTAGCTTGGAAGCTTTCTCCTTCCGGTGTGGGCATGTTAAGTACAGAGATTGTGAACAGTGTCTATGCCTTGCTTGGTGCGCTTTATTTGTATGAATTAGCTCAGGTATGGAAAGTAAATAAAAAGGTGTTCTCTGAGCCAGTAGAAGAAATCCACCAATATAAATTTAAGCAAGTTGCAGTACTCAATGTCCTTTATTTCGCTACTTTTGGTTCTGAGCTTGCTGTCGTTTCAATGCTTCCTTTGTTCTTCCTTGAAACCTTCGAATTAACACCAGTCATGGCTGGCATGGTTGCTTCTGCTTACGCCTTTATGAACCTAATGTCTCGTCCGGGGGGCGGTTGGATTTCAGATAAATTCGGGCGGAAACCGACGCTGTTAATTCTTACTGCTGGCCTTGCTGTTGGTTACTTTGTCATGGGTAAAGTAGACGCACAATGGCCATTGTGGCTGGCAGTGGTTGCTGCGATGGCGTGTTCGTTTTTTGTGCAAGCAGGTGAAGGTGCCGTCTTTGCGACAGTTCCATTGATCAAGCGCCGTATGACAGGTCAAATTGCAGGTATGACTGGTGCCTACGGTAATGTCGGGGCTGTTGTTTACTTAACGGTTCTTTCCTTTGTTAGTTATCAGACGTTCTTCTTTGTGATTGCAGGTACGGCAGTACTCGGTTTCATTACTCTGGCCGCTATGGAAGAACCGAATGGGCAGATAGCTGAGGTCAACGATGATGGTAGCGTAACCCTGATTGATGTATCCCATTAA